The following coding sequences lie in one Spinacia oleracea cultivar Varoflay chromosome 1, BTI_SOV_V1, whole genome shotgun sequence genomic window:
- the LOC110803472 gene encoding U-box domain-containing protein 45, whose product MAKCHPPRNDVGSLILNHPSSHHHNHCRRWTSFSLRKLLATVSCGGGTKAKTSDDPKPQIKKPEPKPKPISPSNVSSRAESGKLADLLNLSSSSCSSGRREKVEEDVVEVRRKEERLEELRAAVKLLQNESDVEERESGAKSVRSFAKEDSEARCTLAMLGAIPPLVSMLDNENDNDDDQSLIQALYALLNLGIGNDLNKAAIVQAGAVHKMLKKIESSNWCLKPSVSEAIVANFLALSALDTNKPIIGTSGAIPYLVSVLLDTEKRSSSQARQDSLRALYNLSISPTNIALILETNLIQYLVSKLGDMEMSERSLSILSNVVSISEGRKAISSSPDVFPILIDVLNWSDSPGCQEKACYVIMVMAHKSYSDRQTMIEAGVGSALLELTLLGSTLAQKRASRILECLRVDKGKQVSRSFINGKSTAAVSAPICGSSSSTNSVYKEEDDVMMSEEKKAVKQLVQQSLQSNMKRIVKRANLPQDFVPSEHLRSLTVSSTSKSLPF is encoded by the exons atggCGAAGTGTCATCCTCCTCGAAATGACGTCGGATCTCTCATCCTTAACCACCCTTCctcccaccaccacaaccattgCCGTCGTTGGACTTCTTTCTCTCTTCGCAAACTCCTCGCCACCGTCAGCTGCGGCGGCGGCACCAAAGCTAAAACCTCCGATGACCCGAAACCCCAAATCAAAAAACCTGAACCCAAGCCCAAACCCATCTCACCCAGCAATGTTTCCTCTCGGGCGGAGTCCGGGAAACTGGCGGATCTCCTTAACCTGTCTTCCTCCTCTTGCTCTtctgggaggagagagaaagtggaggAAGATGTAGTTGAGGTGAGGAGAAAGGAGGAGAGGCTAGAGGAGTTAAGAGCGGCGGTGAAGTTGTTGCAGAATGAGAGTGacgtggaggagagagaaagtggcgCGAAGTCGGTTAGAAGCTTCGCGAAAGAAGACAGTGAAGCACGGTGCACTTTGGCTATGCTTGGTGCTATCCCTCCTTTGGTTTCCATGCTTGATAATgaaaatgataatgatgatgatcaaTCCCTCATTCAAGCTCTTTACGCCCTTCTTAATTTGGGCATTGGCAATGATTT GAATAAAGCAGCTATAGTACAAGCAGGGGCAGTACACAAGATGTTAAAGAAGATCGAGTCCTCGAATTGGTGTCTGAAACCGTCTGTTTCAGAAGCCATTGTGGCGAACTTCCTTGCATTGAGCGCGTTAGATACAAATAAGCCGATCATTGGTACTTCCGGGGCAATCCCTTATCTCGTTAGCGTACTCCTAGACACGGAGAAAAGATCTAGTTCACAAGCGAGGCAAGACTCGCTTAGAGCACTTTACAATCTCTCAATATCACCAACAAACATTGCATTAATTCTCGAGACTAATTTGATTCAGTATCTCGTAAGCAAGTTGGGAGATATGGAAATGAGTGAACGAAGCCTTTCGATATTAAGCAATGTAGTTTCAATCTCGGAAGGGAGGAAAGCAATTAGCAGTTCCCCGGATGTTTTCCCGATATTGATAGATGTTTTGAATTGGTCAGACTCGCCAGGCTGCCAAGAAAAGGCGTGCTACGTAATAATGGTGATGGCCCATAAATCTTATAGTGATAGACAGACAATGATAGAAGCCGGGGTTGGATCAGCATTGCTTGAATTAACTCTTCTAGGTAGCACATTAGCACAGAAAAGGGCATCAAGGATATTGGAATGTTTAAGGGTTGATAAGGGGAAGCAGGTTTCTCGAAGCTTTATTAATGGTAAATCAACTGCAGCTGTTTCTGCCCCTATTTGTGGGTCTTCCTCATCTACAAACAGTGTTTATAAAGAAGAGGATGATGTCATGATGAGCGAAGAGAAAAAGGCGGTAAAACAATTAGTTCAACAGAGTTTGCAGAGCAATATGAAAAGGATTGTCAAGAGGGCTAACTTGCCTCAAGATTTTGTTCCTTCGGAGCATCTTCGGTCTCTTACCGTGAGTTCAACATCGAAGAGCTTGCCCTTTTGA